One segment of Enterobacter ludwigii DNA contains the following:
- the yvcK gene encoding uridine diphosphate-N-acetylglucosamine-binding protein YvcK → MRNRTFADLDRVVALGGGHGLGRVMSSLSSLGSRLTGIVTTTDNGGSTGRIRRAEGGIAWGDMRNCLNQLITEPSVASAMFEYRFGGNGELSGHNLGNLMLKALDHLSVRPLEAINLIRNLLKVDAFLIPMSEQPVDLMAIDAEGHEVYGEVNIDQLTVPPKELMTYPSVPATREAIEAIGEADLILIGPGSFYTSLMPILLVKELAQALRRTPAPMVYIGNLGRELSPAAASLSLADKLNLMEQYVGKKIIDGVVVGPKVDVSGIGDRVVVQEPLEASDIKYRHDRHLLREALEKAIQDLG, encoded by the coding sequence ATGCGCAATCGCACTTTTGCGGATCTTGACCGTGTTGTCGCTCTTGGCGGAGGCCATGGTCTGGGGCGAGTGATGTCTTCTCTGTCTTCACTTGGCTCAAGGCTGACAGGGATAGTGACAACCACGGATAATGGCGGCTCCACCGGGCGTATTCGACGCGCGGAAGGGGGTATCGCCTGGGGCGATATGCGTAATTGTCTGAATCAGTTAATTACCGAGCCGAGCGTCGCTTCGGCGATGTTTGAGTACCGTTTTGGCGGTAACGGCGAACTTTCCGGGCATAACCTTGGAAATTTGATGCTTAAAGCGCTGGATCACCTGTCAGTGCGCCCGCTGGAAGCCATCAATTTGATCCGAAACCTGCTCAAGGTTGACGCGTTCCTGATCCCAATGTCCGAACAACCGGTCGATTTAATGGCGATCGATGCGGAAGGGCACGAGGTTTATGGCGAAGTGAACATCGACCAGCTTACCGTGCCGCCAAAAGAGCTGATGACCTACCCAAGCGTGCCCGCCACGCGTGAAGCCATTGAGGCCATCGGCGAAGCGGATTTGATTTTGATTGGGCCGGGCAGTTTTTACACCAGTCTGATGCCCATTTTACTGGTCAAAGAGCTGGCACAGGCCCTGCGCAGAACGCCCGCCCCCATGGTTTACATCGGCAATTTAGGCCGTGAGTTGAGCCCGGCGGCGGCGAGCCTGTCGCTGGCGGACAAACTGAATCTGATGGAGCAGTACGTCGGGAAGAAAATCATCGATGGCGTGGTGGTCGGCCCGAAAGTTGATGTATCAGGGATTGGCGATCGCGTGGTGGTTCAGGAGCCGCTGGAAGCGAGCGATATCAAATATCGCCACGACCGTCACCTGCTGCGTGAAGCGCTGGAGAAGGCGATTCAGGACCTGGGATAG
- the moaA gene encoding GTP 3',8-cyclase MoaA, whose amino-acid sequence MASQLTDAFARKFFYLRLSITDVCNFRCTYCLPDGYKPGSVTNNGFLSVDEVRRVTRAFSELGTEKVRLTGGEPSLRRDFPDIIAAVRENDRIRQIAVTTNGYRMARDVAAWRDAGLTAINVSVDSLDARQFHAITGQDKFRQVMDGIDAAFSAGFQKVKVNTVLMRDVNHHQLDTFLAWIKSRPIQLRFIELMETGEGSELFRRHHISGMVLRAELLKRGWIHQIRQRSDGPAQVFCHPDYEGEIGLIMPYEKDFCASCNRLRVSSVGKLHLCLFGDGGVDLRDLLAEDAQQAALEARISEALTHKKQTHFLHQGNTGITQNLSYIGG is encoded by the coding sequence ATGGCTTCACAACTTACTGATGCATTCGCGCGTAAGTTTTTTTACTTACGTCTGTCGATTACCGATGTGTGCAACTTCCGTTGCACCTACTGCCTGCCCGATGGCTACAAACCGGGCAGCGTCACCAATAACGGCTTTCTCTCCGTGGACGAAGTGCGCCGCGTCACGCGCGCATTCTCTGAGCTCGGCACGGAAAAGGTCCGCCTGACCGGAGGGGAACCCTCTCTGCGTCGTGATTTCCCCGATATCATTGCTGCGGTGCGTGAGAACGATCGTATCCGTCAGATTGCGGTCACCACCAACGGGTACCGTATGGCTCGCGACGTTGCGGCCTGGCGCGACGCGGGCTTAACCGCCATCAACGTCAGCGTGGACAGCCTTGATGCCCGCCAGTTTCATGCCATTACCGGCCAGGATAAATTCCGTCAGGTGATGGATGGAATTGACGCGGCGTTCAGTGCCGGGTTCCAGAAGGTCAAAGTCAATACGGTGCTGATGCGTGACGTCAACCATCACCAGCTTGATACCTTCCTGGCGTGGATCAAATCCCGCCCCATCCAGTTGCGTTTTATCGAGCTGATGGAAACCGGCGAGGGCAGTGAGCTGTTCCGTCGGCATCACATCTCCGGGATGGTGTTGCGTGCTGAGCTGCTGAAACGCGGCTGGATCCACCAGATCCGTCAGCGCAGCGACGGCCCGGCGCAGGTCTTTTGTCACCCGGATTACGAAGGGGAAATCGGGCTTATCATGCCGTATGAGAAAGACTTCTGTGCCAGCTGTAACCGTCTTCGCGTCTCCTCCGTTGGTAAGCTGCATCTGTGCCTGTTCGGGGATGGCGGTGTCGACCTTCGCGATCTGCTGGCGGAAGACGCCCAACAGGCCGCGCTTGAAGCGCGGATTTCTGAAGCTCTGACGCACAAAAAACAGACCCACTTCCTGCATCAGGGCAACACCGGCATTACTCAGAACCTGTCCTACATTGGCGGGTAA
- the moaB gene encoding molybdenum cofactor biosynthesis protein B: MSQVSAEFIPTRIAILTVSDRRGEEDDTSGHWLRDAAHDAGHSIVDKAIVKENRYAIRARVSQWIASDEVQVVLITGGTGFTTGDQAPEALVPLFDREVEGFGEVFRMLSFEEIGTSTLQSRAVAGVANGTLIFAMPGSTKACRTAWENIIAPQLDARTRPCNFHPHLKK; encoded by the coding sequence ATGAGTCAGGTTAGCGCGGAATTTATCCCGACACGCATTGCTATTCTTACCGTTTCCGACCGCCGCGGTGAAGAGGATGACACCTCCGGCCACTGGCTGCGCGATGCGGCACATGATGCCGGGCACAGTATTGTTGATAAGGCGATCGTGAAAGAGAACCGTTATGCCATTCGTGCCCGGGTCTCTCAGTGGATTGCCAGCGATGAGGTGCAGGTGGTGCTGATCACCGGTGGCACCGGCTTTACCACAGGCGACCAGGCTCCCGAGGCGCTCGTCCCGCTGTTTGACCGGGAAGTGGAAGGCTTTGGTGAAGTGTTCCGCATGCTCTCGTTTGAAGAGATTGGCACCTCCACGCTGCAGTCGCGTGCGGTGGCCGGTGTGGCGAACGGCACGTTGATTTTTGCCATGCCAGGCTCGACAAAAGCGTGTCGCACCGCGTGGGAAAATATCATTGCGCCGCAGCTGGATGCCCGTACCCGTCCGTGTAATTTCCATCCCCATTTAAAGAAATAA
- the moaC gene encoding cyclic pyranopterin monophosphate synthase MoaC, translating into MSQLTHINAAGEAHMVDVSAKAETVREARAEAFVTMLPETLAMIIDGSHHKGDVFATARIAGIQAAKRTWDLIPLCHPLMLSKVEVNLQAQPEHNRVRIESLCRLTGKTGVEMEALTAASVAALTIYDMCKAVQKDMVIGPVRLLAKSGGKSGDFKVDSHD; encoded by the coding sequence ATGTCGCAACTGACCCACATTAACGCCGCTGGCGAAGCACATATGGTGGATGTCTCCGCCAAAGCCGAAACGGTGCGTGAGGCGCGTGCTGAAGCCTTCGTGACCATGTTGCCAGAGACCCTGGCGATGATTATTGACGGCAGCCATCACAAAGGCGACGTCTTTGCCACCGCCCGCATCGCCGGGATCCAGGCTGCGAAACGCACCTGGGACTTAATTCCGCTCTGCCACCCGCTGATGTTGAGCAAGGTGGAAGTTAACCTGCAGGCGCAGCCGGAGCACAACCGCGTGCGCATCGAGTCGCTCTGCCGCTTAACCGGGAAAACCGGGGTTGAGATGGAAGCCCTGACGGCGGCCTCTGTCGCCGCGTTGACTATCTATGACATGTGCAAAGCGGTGCAGAAAGATATGGTGATTGGCCCGGTTCGTTTGCTGGCGAAAAGCGGTGGTAAATCCGGTGATTTTAAGGTGGACAGCCATGATTAA
- the moaD gene encoding molybdopterin synthase sulfur carrier subunit produces the protein MIKVLFFAQVRELVGTDSLMLDAPFDTVADLRAHLAAQSDRWALALDEGKLLAAVNQTLVELTHPLTAGDEVAFFPPVTGG, from the coding sequence ATGATTAAGGTGCTCTTTTTTGCTCAGGTCCGCGAGCTGGTGGGCACCGACAGCCTGATGCTTGATGCCCCGTTTGACACCGTTGCCGACCTGCGTGCGCATCTTGCCGCGCAAAGCGACCGCTGGGCGCTGGCGCTGGATGAAGGCAAGCTGCTGGCCGCGGTTAACCAGACGCTGGTGGAGCTGACCCATCCGCTGACGGCCGGGGATGAAGTGGCCTTCTTCCCGCCGGTGACAGGGGGCTAA
- the moaE gene encoding molybdopterin synthase catalytic subunit MoaE, giving the protein MAETRILVGHDRFSVGTEYDWLAERDEDGAVVTFTGKVRNHNLGDSVKALTLEHYPGMTEKSLAEIVEQARGRWPLGRVTVIHRIGEMWPGEEIVFVGVTSAHRSSAFAAGEFIMDYLKTKAPFWKREATPEGDRWVESRDSDKEAASRW; this is encoded by the coding sequence ATGGCTGAAACCCGAATTCTGGTAGGTCATGATCGTTTCAGCGTTGGTACAGAATATGACTGGCTGGCAGAGCGTGACGAAGACGGTGCGGTTGTCACCTTCACCGGTAAAGTGCGTAACCATAATCTCGGCGACAGCGTAAAGGCGCTGACGCTGGAGCACTATCCGGGCATGACGGAGAAATCCCTCGCGGAGATCGTTGAACAGGCGCGTGGCCGCTGGCCGCTCGGGCGAGTGACGGTTATCCACCGTATTGGTGAAATGTGGCCTGGCGAGGAAATCGTTTTTGTCGGCGTGACCAGTGCCCATCGTAGTAGCGCGTTTGCAGCAGGGGAGTTCATTATGGATTACCTCAAAACTAAAGCGCCATTCTGGAAACGTGAAGCGACGCCGGAAGGCGACAGGTGGGTTGAGTCGCGTGACAGCGACAAAGAAGCCGCCAGTCGTTGGTAG
- a CDS encoding Bax inhibitor-1 family protein yields the protein MDRFPRSDSIVQQTRTGLQTYMAQVYGWMTVGLLLTAFIAWYAANTPELMMFIFSSKITFFGLIIAQLALVFVLSGLVQKLSAGMATTLFMLYSALTGLTLSSIFIVYTYSSIASTFVVAGGMFGAMSLYGYTTKRDLSGFGSMLFMGLIGIVLASLVNLWLKSEALMWAVTYIGVVIFVGLTAYDTQKLKNIGEQIDVRDSSNLRKYAILGALTLYLDFINLFLMLLRILGNRR from the coding sequence ATGGACCGATTTCCGCGTTCCGATTCAATAGTACAGCAGACCCGTACCGGGCTGCAGACGTATATGGCTCAGGTTTATGGCTGGATGACGGTCGGTTTACTGCTGACCGCCTTTATCGCATGGTATGCAGCCAACACGCCTGAGCTGATGATGTTTATCTTCTCAAGCAAAATCACCTTCTTTGGGCTGATCATCGCGCAACTGGCGCTGGTCTTTGTTCTCTCCGGCCTGGTGCAGAAGCTGAGCGCCGGAATGGCGACCACGCTGTTTATGCTCTATTCGGCACTGACGGGGCTAACGCTCTCCAGCATCTTCATCGTGTATACCTATTCCTCCATCGCCAGCACGTTTGTGGTCGCTGGCGGGATGTTTGGTGCGATGAGCCTCTACGGCTACACCACGAAGCGTGACCTGAGCGGTTTCGGCAGCATGCTGTTTATGGGGCTGATTGGGATTGTGCTGGCGTCGCTGGTGAACCTGTGGCTGAAGAGTGAAGCGCTGATGTGGGCGGTGACCTATATCGGGGTTGTGATCTTCGTCGGTTTGACGGCCTACGACACTCAGAAGCTGAAAAATATTGGCGAACAGATTGACGTACGCGACAGCTCAAACCTGCGCAAATACGCGATTCTGGGCGCCCTGACGCTGTATCTGGACTTCATCAACCTGTTCCTGATGTTGCTGCGTATTTTAGGCAACCGTCGTTAA
- a CDS encoding lysylphosphatidylglycerol synthase domain-containing protein gives MSKSHPRWRLAKKILTWLFFIAVAVLLVVYAQKVDWEEVWKVIRNYNRLVLLGAVGLVIVSYLIYGCYDLLGRAYCGHKLAKRQVMLVSFICYAFNLTLSTWVGGIGMRYRLYSRLGLPGGTITRIFSLSITTNWLGYILLGGVIFTIGVVQLPAHWYIDETTLRILGFALLLIIALYLWACAFAKRRHMTIKGQKLVLPSWKFAVLQMAVSSANWMAMGAIIWMLIGEDVNYFFVLGVLLVSSIAGVIVHIPAGIGVLEAVFIALLAGEHVSQGTIIAALLAYRMLYYFLPLALATVCYLVLESRAKKLRAKNEKALAK, from the coding sequence ATGTCGAAATCACATCCACGTTGGCGGCTGGCTAAAAAGATCCTCACCTGGCTGTTTTTCATCGCCGTCGCGGTTCTGCTGGTGGTTTACGCCCAGAAAGTTGACTGGGAAGAGGTGTGGAAAGTTATCCGCAACTACAACCGGCTGGTGCTGCTGGGCGCGGTGGGGCTGGTGATTGTAAGCTACCTCATATACGGCTGCTATGACCTGCTGGGCCGCGCCTACTGCGGCCATAAGCTTGCGAAGCGCCAGGTCATGCTGGTGTCGTTTATCTGTTACGCCTTTAACCTGACATTGAGTACCTGGGTGGGCGGGATCGGCATGCGCTATCGCCTTTACTCGCGCCTCGGCCTGCCGGGTGGGACCATTACGCGCATTTTTTCCCTCAGCATCACCACCAACTGGCTGGGTTACATTCTGCTCGGCGGAGTGATTTTCACCATCGGCGTGGTGCAATTGCCTGCGCACTGGTACATCGATGAAACCACGCTGCGGATTTTAGGCTTTGCATTACTGCTCATCATTGCGCTCTATCTTTGGGCCTGCGCCTTTGCCAAACGCCGACACATGACCATCAAGGGGCAAAAACTGGTGCTGCCTTCGTGGAAATTCGCGGTCCTGCAGATGGCCGTGTCCAGCGCCAACTGGATGGCGATGGGGGCGATTATCTGGATGCTCATTGGTGAAGATGTGAATTACTTCTTTGTGCTGGGCGTGCTGCTGGTCAGCAGCATTGCCGGCGTAATCGTGCATATTCCGGCGGGGATTGGGGTGCTGGAGGCGGTATTTATCGCCCTGCTCGCCGGAGAGCATGTTTCACAGGGTACGATTATTGCCGCCCTGCTGGCCTACCGTATGCTCTATTACTTCCTGCCGCTGGCGCTGGCAACGGTGTGTTATCTGGTGCTGGAGAGTCGGGCGAAGAAACTGCGGGCGAAGAATGAGAAAGCGTTAGCGAAGTGA